From a region of the Spirochaetota bacterium genome:
- a CDS encoding adenylate/guanylate cyclase domain-containing protein, producing MNQRRLLEDEKYRKASTLTRILSGPAEFYLDKNIMTTKEELRIKYETIVRESSNFKTYNDDIVSIILTDERGIIQFSTQKSMRKQKSTQSYIKRCLKQKEEKLYFYDYTEKKKNKKTKEVINKRYRAITYPIFLHRGNVVNLLKDFKKYYNKYHNSDKKARNQIYRSLWRKYRKTLGDEFNNQKLKKQDGFPSIIVKASDIDFLFLKLFSNIMTYRDKRIKKGEKWLWRDKWLFLQKKKKIDAYLNDMPARAKEINDLIIKRLNYLSSQVENVRRLGALAIIFNVDMIKKELGQNISQVMNIALVMIILCGIAFLIVLNYMIQNLKKLEKWALIVSAGNLGTKIEIDSNDEIGRLGDIFNNMLDELKMKYHLEKFVSRSTRSMIGRKKGDVAIGTTKRMNLAFIFSDVRGFTSFSEKNDPETVIEVLNFYLELQAKIITSKKGDIDDYTGDEVMAHFGGEKRADTAIETAIEIMRSIKRANMERTKKNLPIFEVGIGVHGGDVVVGNIGSSFRMDYACVGDAVNLSARLCSLAKPSEILVSKELFLHAKKKYRFQEIPPIYVKGKGKKIPIVRIII from the coding sequence ATGAACCAGAGAAGGCTATTGGAGGATGAAAAGTATAGGAAGGCGTCAACGCTTACTCGAATATTAAGCGGCCCTGCTGAGTTTTATCTTGATAAGAACATTATGACAACAAAGGAGGAATTGCGTATCAAGTATGAGACCATTGTAAGGGAATCATCGAATTTCAAGACCTATAACGATGATATTGTAAGCATTATTCTGACTGATGAAAGGGGAATAATTCAATTCAGTACCCAAAAGTCAATGCGCAAACAGAAATCTACTCAATCCTATATAAAGAGGTGTTTGAAGCAGAAAGAGGAGAAATTGTATTTTTATGATTATACTGAGAAAAAGAAGAATAAAAAGACAAAGGAAGTGATCAACAAAAGATATCGTGCTATCACCTATCCAATTTTTCTACACAGGGGCAATGTGGTTAACCTGCTGAAGGATTTCAAAAAATATTATAATAAATATCACAACTCGGACAAAAAGGCAAGAAATCAGATTTATCGTTCGTTATGGAGGAAATATAGGAAAACCCTTGGAGATGAGTTTAATAATCAAAAGCTCAAAAAACAGGATGGGTTTCCCTCTATTATCGTTAAGGCATCGGATATAGACTTTCTATTCTTAAAGCTATTCAGCAATATTATGACATACAGGGATAAGCGTATTAAGAAAGGAGAGAAGTGGTTATGGCGCGACAAATGGCTATTCCTTCAAAAGAAGAAAAAGATTGATGCCTATTTAAATGATATGCCAGCGAGGGCAAAGGAGATCAATGATTTAATAATCAAACGTTTGAATTATCTATCCTCTCAAGTTGAGAATGTAAGGCGTCTTGGCGCACTGGCAATAATATTTAATGTGGATATGATTAAGAAGGAGTTAGGTCAGAATATTAGCCAGGTAATGAATATTGCCCTGGTAATGATCATACTCTGTGGTATAGCATTTCTCATTGTGTTAAATTATATGATACAGAATTTGAAAAAGTTAGAAAAATGGGCATTAATCGTAAGCGCTGGGAATTTGGGGACAAAGATTGAGATTGATAGCAATGACGAGATTGGTAGGCTTGGTGATATATTCAATAATATGCTTGATGAACTCAAGATGAAATATCACCTTGAGAAATTTGTCTCAAGATCCACCAGAAGTATGATCGGAAGGAAGAAGGGGGATGTGGCTATTGGTACAACTAAAAGAATGAATTTAGCCTTTATTTTTTCAGATGTTCGAGGATTTACATCTTTTTCTGAAAAAAATGATCCTGAGACAGTGATTGAGGTGCTAAATTTTTATCTTGAATTACAGGCAAAGATCATAACATCCAAGAAGGGAGATATTGATGATTATACTGGAGACGAGGTAATGGCCCACTTTGGTGGAGAGAAGAGGGCAGATACTGCAATAGAAACCGCAATTGAGATTATGAGATCAATAAAAAGGGCAAATATGGAAAGGACAAAGAAGAATCTGCCAATTTTTGAAGTAGGAATAGGCGTACATGGTGGTGATGTGGTTGTTGGGAACATAGGATCAAGTTTCAGGATGGACTATGCTTGCGTTGGGGATGCAGTAAACCTTTCAGCGAGGTTGTGTTCTTTGGCTAAACCCAGCGAGATTCTTGTTTCCAAAGAATTATTTTTGCATGCAAAGAAGAAATATAGGTTTCAAGAGATTCCACCAATTTATGTAAAGGGCAAGGGAAAGAAGATCCCCATTGTGAGAATTATTATATAA
- a CDS encoding DNA repair exonuclease, giving the protein MIKILLTSDIHLGHRNDDFYVSEDARMKTFKRITSLAKEHDLLLIGGDLFDYPNIGKELIDFVAEEFQNIRDNDVEIVYTLGENELYEDGSIPNFLLNLNTNHLFSRIEHSPYCFSKKNQQVFIYGSPSRKIDFSQIRRKAEGGFHIGLFHVNFVLNDECIDSNISTLHRRDIKSLDLDFYALGHYHHFKVFKSMGRIIAAYPGSPEATSFGEKGDRSVLSIIVDDNEISQIKMFTVNSTIVNETFIDCCKPDAHNTLCEVLENNKSFQTIIKIILFGKRDFNIDSQIIEGYEREYLKILVEDNSYPSIDLLIKEFENENSLRGEFFSILKERIAQKEMPPDIDLMNLSEILHHTLREETLV; this is encoded by the coding sequence GTGATTAAAATACTATTGACATCAGACATACACCTTGGACATAGAAATGATGATTTCTATGTATCAGAAGACGCTAGAATGAAAACCTTTAAAAGGATAACATCCCTTGCAAAGGAGCATGACCTATTATTAATTGGGGGAGATCTCTTTGATTATCCAAATATTGGTAAAGAACTTATTGATTTTGTTGCTGAAGAATTTCAAAATATCAGGGATAATGACGTAGAAATCGTATACACCCTTGGAGAAAATGAACTCTATGAAGATGGCTCTATTCCGAATTTTCTATTAAATCTGAATACAAATCATCTATTTTCAAGGATTGAGCACTCTCCCTATTGTTTCTCAAAGAAAAATCAACAGGTATTCATTTATGGATCACCATCTAGAAAAATTGATTTCTCTCAAATAAGAAGGAAGGCAGAAGGTGGATTTCATATAGGATTATTCCATGTAAATTTCGTCCTCAATGATGAATGTATAGATTCAAATATTTCCACACTACATAGGAGGGATATAAAATCTCTAGACCTCGATTTTTATGCCCTTGGGCACTATCATCACTTCAAGGTGTTCAAATCCATGGGCAGAATCATTGCAGCATATCCAGGTAGTCCGGAAGCTACCTCCTTCGGTGAGAAGGGGGATCGATCTGTTCTCTCAATTATTGTTGATGATAATGAAATATCCCAGATAAAGATGTTTACTGTAAATTCTACGATAGTTAATGAGACATTCATCGATTGCTGCAAGCCAGATGCTCACAACACCTTATGTGAGGTCTTAGAGAATAATAAATCTTTTCAGACAATTATAAAAATTATCCTGTTTGGGAAGAGAGATTTCAATATAGATTCTCAGATAATTGAGGGATATGAGAGGGAATACCTCAAAATCCTTGTTGAGGATAATTCATATCCTTCAATTGACCTTTTAATAAAAGAATTCGAAAATGAAAATTCATTAAGGGGAGAATTCTTTTCAATTTTAAAAGAGAGAATAGCCCAAAAAGAGATGCCTCCTGATATAGACCTAATGAATCTGTCTGAAATATTACATCATACTCTAAGGGAGGAGACCCTTGTTTAG